One window of the Vicia villosa cultivar HV-30 ecotype Madison, WI unplaced genomic scaffold, Vvil1.0 ctg.003848F_1_1, whole genome shotgun sequence genome contains the following:
- the LOC131641563 gene encoding protein TIFY 5A-like, with protein sequence MRRNCNLELCLYPPYVSHRNHMVEEKDSDMSSMQNEQQPLTIFYDGKMCVIDVTEFQAKSILMLANEKVEEIVKTPKGSEPSTPTTVESPHQLYSPGHALSMKMSLQRFLQKRKIRIQQASPYNH encoded by the exons aTGAGGAGGAATTGCAACTTGGAACTCTGCCTTTATCCTCCATACGTTTCTCATAGAAATCACAT GGTTGAAGAAAAAGATAGTGATATGAGTTCAATGCAAAATGAGCAACAGCCACTGACCATTTTTTATGATGGCAAGATGTGTGTTATTGATGTCACTGAGTTTCag GCCAAATCCATCTTAATGTTGGCAAATGAAAAAGTGGAAGAAATAGTGAAGACACCAAAAGGATCAGAGCCATCAACACCTACAACAGTAGAATCTCCTCATCAATTGTATAGCCCTGGTCATGCTCTTTCAATGAAAATGTCTTTGCAACGGTTTCTACAAAAGAGAAAAATTAGGATCCAACAAGCTTCTCCATATAATCATTag